In a genomic window of Pontibacter liquoris:
- a CDS encoding thioredoxin family protein: MTHILKTPSPVTPDYLAKALTYTQYRELADQLMAENKTTGNNHSEEMVAYTRMNLHRMRRVEKTTRLDDELVQLLLSVQTKMVWLVLTEAWCGDAAQNLPVLVKMADASPLIDLKLLLRDENPELMDQYLTNGGRSIPKLIALKADTLEELGTWGPRPEPAQRLYADLHAQNIPYKEFAEQLHGWYGKDRGKALQQEFKSLLPQWSELTAPEDQPLERRY, encoded by the coding sequence ATGACGCACATACTTAAGACACCATCTCCGGTTACGCCCGATTACCTGGCGAAAGCCCTTACCTATACACAATACCGGGAACTGGCAGACCAGCTCATGGCAGAAAACAAAACTACCGGAAACAACCACTCTGAAGAAATGGTAGCCTACACGCGCATGAACCTGCACCGCATGCGCCGCGTGGAAAAAACCACCCGCCTGGACGATGAACTGGTGCAGTTGCTATTAAGCGTACAAACCAAGATGGTATGGCTGGTGCTGACAGAAGCCTGGTGCGGCGATGCGGCGCAAAACCTGCCTGTGCTGGTGAAAATGGCCGATGCTTCGCCGCTGATCGACCTTAAGCTGTTGCTGCGCGACGAGAACCCCGAGCTAATGGACCAGTACCTGACCAACGGCGGCCGTTCCATCCCAAAGCTGATCGCTTTAAAAGCTGATACACTGGAAGAGCTTGGCACCTGGGGCCCCCGCCCGGAGCCGGCCCAGCGGTTGTATGCTGACCTGCATGCGCAAAACATCCCTTATAAAGAGTTTGCCGAACAGTTGCATGGCTGGTATGGCAAAGACCGCGGCAAGGCGCTGCAGCAGGAGTTCAAAAGCCTTCTGCCCCAGTGGTCGGAGCTGACCGCGCCGGAAGACCAGCCGCTAGAGCGCAGATATTAA
- a CDS encoding DUF2267 domain-containing protein has product MAFSFEDNRKDAIVLLEAVAAELNTEDMNQAGRIFRAVLHAVRDRLPVTDAVHFASQLPIIWKGIYFDHYDPDKVPVQILDRQEWVDYIRNKNAFAANNDFQQDDEIIGAFRAVFRALHNCMPEGQLQQVKEALNEEIQELLEV; this is encoded by the coding sequence ATGGCTTTTAGCTTTGAAGATAACCGGAAAGATGCGATCGTGCTGCTGGAGGCAGTAGCAGCAGAACTGAATACCGAGGACATGAACCAGGCCGGCCGTATTTTCCGGGCCGTGCTGCATGCCGTCCGCGACCGGCTGCCCGTAACCGATGCCGTTCATTTCGCCTCACAGCTCCCCATTATCTGGAAAGGCATCTATTTCGACCACTACGATCCGGACAAAGTACCCGTTCAGATCCTTGATCGCCAGGAGTGGGTAGATTATATCCGGAACAAAAATGCTTTCGCGGCCAATAATGATTTCCAGCAGGATGATGAGATCATAGGCGCCTTCCGGGCCGTCTTCCGGGCGCTGCACAACTGCATGCCCGAGGGCCAGCTGCAGCAGGTAAAAGAAGCGCTTAACGAGGAGATACAGGAGCTACTGGAAGTATAG
- the yidD gene encoding membrane protein insertion efficiency factor YidD, with amino-acid sequence MIWVFKKLVLALLWAYQHLISPLTPSACRYTPTCSQYAVEAVNKYGPFKGGVMALKRIGRCHPWGGSGYDPVK; translated from the coding sequence ATGATCTGGGTATTTAAAAAGCTGGTGCTGGCGCTGCTTTGGGCCTACCAACACCTGATTTCGCCCTTAACCCCTTCTGCCTGCCGCTATACGCCTACCTGCTCGCAATATGCTGTGGAAGCCGTAAACAAGTATGGTCCCTTTAAAGGCGGGGTGATGGCCCTGAAGCGCATTGGCCGCTGCCACCCCTGGGGCGGCAGCGGGTACGATCCGGTAAAGTAA
- a CDS encoding MFS transporter produces the protein MENQISRVYGVQFGLLCLSSFLFFASFNMIIPELPDYLTSLGGEEYKGLIIALFTLTAGLSRPFSGKLADKIGRVPVMLVGSMVCIIASALYPLTGSVAAFLLLRFLHGFSTGFTPTGKSAYVADVVPLEKRGEAMGLMGLSGSLGMAAGPAIGSAVADQFSMDIMFYTSSAMAFLSVAVIAHMRETIKHPQRFNLGMLRLSRQELVEPRVLGPCFVMFFTYFPYGIILTLIPDFSEFLGIHNKGLFFTSFTLASLAIRFLAGKASDKYGRVRVLLLSTLLLTLAMGLLGLVRSPELLLLVGVLFGVATGMNSPTIYAWTIDLSHEAHRGRAMATMYIALEAGIGIGALAAGWLYNNRPENFPLVFWTGAGFAAIALLFVLLKTYRARQESPVA, from the coding sequence ATGGAGAATCAGATTTCGCGGGTATACGGAGTGCAGTTTGGCTTGCTTTGCCTGAGCTCGTTCCTGTTCTTCGCCAGCTTTAATATGATCATTCCGGAGTTGCCCGACTACCTCACCAGCCTGGGCGGCGAAGAATACAAAGGCCTTATTATTGCGCTCTTTACCCTCACCGCCGGCCTGTCCAGGCCGTTCAGCGGCAAACTGGCCGATAAGATCGGGCGCGTACCTGTGATGCTGGTGGGCAGTATGGTGTGCATTATCGCCAGCGCCCTTTACCCGCTGACTGGCTCGGTAGCCGCATTTCTGTTGCTGCGCTTTCTGCATGGTTTTTCCACGGGCTTTACGCCGACCGGTAAATCGGCTTATGTAGCCGATGTGGTGCCATTGGAAAAAAGGGGAGAGGCTATGGGGCTGATGGGGCTTTCGGGCAGCCTGGGCATGGCGGCAGGGCCGGCTATTGGCAGTGCGGTGGCTGATCAGTTCTCCATGGATATTATGTTTTATACTTCGTCGGCCATGGCGTTTCTGTCAGTAGCCGTTATTGCACACATGCGCGAAACCATAAAACACCCGCAGCGCTTTAACTTGGGCATGCTGCGCCTTTCGCGGCAGGAGTTGGTGGAGCCGCGGGTGCTGGGCCCCTGCTTTGTGATGTTTTTCACCTACTTTCCCTACGGCATCATTTTAACGCTGATCCCGGATTTCAGCGAGTTCCTGGGCATTCACAACAAAGGCCTTTTCTTTACCAGCTTCACCCTGGCCTCGCTGGCCATTCGTTTTCTGGCCGGCAAAGCCTCCGACAAGTATGGGCGCGTACGCGTGCTGCTGCTCAGCACGCTGCTGCTGACACTGGCTATGGGGCTGCTGGGCCTGGTGCGCTCGCCGGAACTGTTGCTGCTGGTAGGTGTCTTGTTTGGCGTGGCAACCGGGATGAACTCGCCTACTATTTATGCCTGGACGATCGATCTGAGCCATGAGGCGCACCGGGGCAGGGCCATGGCCACCATGTATATCGCCCTGGAAGCCGGCATCGGCATTGGTGCCCTTGCCGCAGGATGGCTATATAACAACCGCCCTGAAAACTTCCCGCTGGTTTTCTGGACAGGGGCCGGATTTGCCGCCATTGCGCTGCTGTTTGTATTGCTTAAAACCTATCGTGCCCGGCAGGAGAGCCCGGTAGCTTAG
- the epsC gene encoding serine O-acetyltransferase EpsC, with protein sequence MNNQFLHVLFEQHKRALHQVPASAICHLMEGVLQLLFPVLSDKRFTSEEELKAYAADLERKLKQILNSMEARLPVPPDAVARALMEQLPGIHRLLLDDAEAIANGDPAAQSMEEVIRTYPGFRAVAVYRLAHALYELQVPLLPRVLSEHAHAATGIDIHPGAQIGTHFCIDHGTGVVIGETCRIGNHVKIYQGVTLGALSVDKAMARIKRHPTIEHDVVIYAGATILGGNTVVGAHSIIGGNVWLTESVPPYSRVYHQPQINVRKYEDPASVLNFSI encoded by the coding sequence ATGAATAACCAGTTTTTACATGTGCTTTTTGAGCAGCATAAACGGGCGCTGCACCAAGTGCCGGCCTCCGCGATTTGCCACCTGATGGAGGGCGTGCTGCAATTGCTGTTCCCGGTGCTATCGGATAAACGCTTCACGTCGGAGGAGGAACTCAAAGCTTATGCAGCCGACCTGGAGCGCAAGCTAAAGCAGATCCTCAACAGCATGGAGGCGCGGCTGCCCGTACCTCCTGATGCGGTGGCCAGGGCCCTGATGGAACAACTGCCGGGCATCCACCGCCTGCTGCTCGACGATGCCGAAGCTATTGCCAACGGCGACCCGGCGGCACAAAGTATGGAAGAAGTGATCCGGACCTATCCCGGCTTCCGGGCTGTGGCCGTTTACCGGCTGGCCCATGCCCTGTATGAATTGCAGGTGCCTTTGCTGCCGCGCGTGCTCTCGGAGCATGCCCACGCCGCTACAGGTATCGACATCCATCCCGGCGCGCAGATCGGTACGCACTTCTGCATCGACCATGGCACCGGCGTCGTGATCGGCGAGACCTGCCGCATCGGCAACCATGTCAAGATCTACCAGGGCGTTACGTTGGGGGCACTAAGCGTGGATAAAGCCATGGCCAGGATAAAGCGCCATCCTACCATCGAGCACGATGTGGTGATCTATGCCGGCGCTACCATCCTGGGGGGCAACACGGTGGTGGGCGCCCACAGCATCATTGGCGGTAATGTATGGCTTACCGAAAGCGTGCCGCCGTATTCCAGGGTGTACCATCAGCCGCAGATCAACGTCCGCAAGTATGAGGACCCTGCCAGTGTACTCAATTTTTCAATTTAA
- a CDS encoding peptidylprolyl isomerase, with product MKIRNLLVVAACALAGCQQVPQQSPKPTAKNKFGDAILQRIHTLQDERQTAGLLTYLQHPKTEYRREAALAFASVQDTLAIAPLLSQLSDTTIAVRVAAAYALGQIGDAKAETALLQHLQQERRPQVQGELLEALGKIATPAGVAYLATYKATSPTALAGQAWGLYRAGMRQQYTQQAVEQVIRLLAPTNPLEARVPAAQFLTRITKLDLTPYRQAVLNAATSDKAPEVRMAATQALSKVRAPDKARFLSTIAQSDPDYRVRLSAIKAMVGLDFEEVKPAILAALQDKNINTAVATAEFLQANPAGVDAAALLEVMPRLQDARVRGSLIWVILHNSPQQNRYYLNTRYKQQYQNARTPYEKAAFLKGLAGDYANYSFIADEVFAAQQPVISTSGMDALIFMRQQPDFPKGYENNFATIFQRAVSSGDVALVGMAAAAIRDPKLNFRSQYRDVTFLTLAQQKLQLPRDMETNIELQKTINFLSGKGEGETPQNPFTHPIDWALVASIPAAQQAVVHTDKGNVVLQLFVEDAPGTVANFVALVKENFFDGLYFHRVVPNFVAQGGDKRGDGWGSSDYSIRSEFAHLKYGEGYLGMASAGKDTESNQWFITHAPTPHLDGRYTIFAKVIEGMDVVHQLEVGDKILDVELIGAGTL from the coding sequence ATGAAAATACGCAACTTACTGGTTGTGGCTGCCTGCGCACTAGCCGGCTGCCAGCAGGTACCGCAACAAAGTCCAAAACCTACCGCTAAAAACAAGTTCGGCGATGCCATTCTGCAGCGCATCCATACCTTGCAGGATGAGCGCCAGACAGCCGGGCTGCTTACCTACCTGCAGCATCCTAAAACAGAATACCGCCGCGAGGCAGCACTGGCCTTTGCTTCGGTGCAGGATACACTGGCCATAGCGCCTTTGCTCAGCCAACTTAGCGACACCACCATAGCCGTTCGCGTAGCTGCCGCTTATGCTCTGGGGCAGATCGGCGATGCCAAGGCAGAGACCGCCTTACTGCAACACCTGCAGCAGGAACGGCGGCCACAGGTGCAGGGTGAATTGCTCGAGGCCCTGGGCAAGATCGCCACACCGGCCGGCGTGGCCTACCTGGCAACTTACAAAGCTACCAGCCCGACAGCCCTTGCCGGGCAGGCATGGGGGCTTTACCGCGCCGGCATGCGCCAGCAATATACCCAGCAGGCTGTGGAGCAGGTTATCCGGTTACTGGCGCCAACCAACCCGCTGGAAGCCCGCGTGCCGGCAGCCCAATTCCTGACCCGCATTACCAAACTGGACCTGACGCCCTACCGGCAGGCGGTTTTAAATGCCGCCACGTCCGACAAGGCTCCTGAGGTACGCATGGCGGCCACGCAGGCACTCAGTAAAGTAAGGGCTCCGGACAAGGCGCGTTTCCTGTCTACCATTGCCCAGAGCGACCCCGATTACAGGGTGCGGTTAAGTGCTATAAAGGCGATGGTCGGCCTGGATTTTGAGGAAGTGAAGCCAGCCATACTTGCTGCCCTGCAGGACAAGAACATTAACACGGCCGTGGCCACTGCCGAATTTCTGCAGGCAAACCCTGCTGGCGTAGATGCCGCAGCGCTGCTGGAGGTGATGCCCCGGCTACAGGATGCGCGGGTGCGGGGCAGCCTGATATGGGTAATCCTGCACAACAGCCCGCAGCAAAACCGCTATTATCTTAACACCCGCTACAAGCAGCAGTATCAGAATGCCCGCACTCCTTACGAGAAAGCTGCTTTCCTGAAAGGACTTGCCGGCGATTATGCCAATTATTCTTTTATTGCCGATGAGGTTTTTGCGGCCCAGCAGCCGGTTATCTCTACTTCGGGCATGGATGCGCTGATCTTTATGCGGCAGCAGCCTGATTTTCCGAAAGGCTACGAGAACAACTTTGCCACTATTTTCCAACGGGCGGTGAGCTCCGGCGATGTGGCGCTAGTAGGCATGGCGGCCGCTGCCATCCGTGATCCGAAGCTGAACTTCCGGAGCCAGTACCGCGATGTGACCTTCCTGACCCTGGCCCAGCAGAAACTGCAACTGCCCCGCGACATGGAAACCAACATTGAGCTGCAGAAAACCATTAATTTCCTGAGCGGAAAAGGCGAAGGCGAAACACCCCAGAACCCATTCACCCACCCTATTGACTGGGCGCTGGTTGCCAGCATTCCGGCAGCGCAGCAGGCGGTGGTGCATACCGACAAAGGAAATGTGGTGCTCCAGCTGTTTGTAGAAGATGCCCCGGGCACAGTGGCCAACTTTGTAGCGCTGGTAAAGGAGAACTTTTTCGACGGCTTATACTTTCACCGCGTGGTACCCAACTTTGTGGCGCAGGGCGGCGATAAGCGCGGCGACGGCTGGGGCAGCTCCGACTACTCCATCCGCTCTGAGTTTGCACACCTGAAGTATGGCGAAGGTTACCTGGGGATGGCCTCGGCCGGAAAAGACACCGAAAGCAACCAGTGGTTTATCACCCACGCCCCTACCCCGCACCTGGACGGCCGTTACACTATCTTTGCCAAAGTGATAGAAGGCATGGACGTAGTGCACCAGCTGGAAGTAGGCGACAAGATCCTGGACGTAGAACTCATCGGTGCAGGCACCTTATAA
- a CDS encoding peroxiredoxin, which produces MALQLNDEAPNFRAQTTEGEINFHEWLGDSWGVLFSHPADYTPVCTTELGATARLKDDFARRNVKVAALSVDEVESHKGWINDINETQNTQVEFPIIADPDRHISELYGMIHPKASGTLTVRSLFIIGPDKKIKLMITYPASTGRNFQEILRVIDSLQLTAKYSVATPADWKEGEDVVISNAVSDEEIPTKFPKGHRVVKPYLRMTPQPNK; this is translated from the coding sequence ATGGCACTACAACTAAATGACGAGGCTCCCAACTTTAGAGCACAGACCACAGAGGGAGAAATAAATTTCCATGAATGGCTCGGTGACTCCTGGGGCGTTTTGTTCTCGCATCCGGCCGATTATACCCCGGTTTGCACCACTGAGCTGGGCGCAACGGCCCGCCTGAAAGATGATTTTGCCAGACGCAATGTAAAAGTGGCCGCCCTGAGCGTAGACGAAGTAGAATCGCATAAAGGCTGGATCAACGACATAAACGAAACACAGAACACACAGGTGGAATTCCCGATCATTGCTGACCCGGACAGGCATATTTCGGAATTATATGGCATGATCCATCCCAAAGCTTCCGGCACCCTGACCGTGCGCTCGCTGTTTATCATTGGTCCGGACAAAAAGATTAAGCTGATGATCACTTACCCGGCTTCTACGGGGCGTAACTTCCAGGAGATCCTGCGCGTGATCGACTCGCTGCAACTCACAGCTAAGTATAGCGTGGCCACCCCAGCCGACTGGAAAGAAGGCGAAGACGTGGTGATCTCGAATGCTGTGAGCGACGAAGAGATTCCAACTAAATTCCCCAAAGGCCACCGCGTTGTGAAGCCATACCTGCGCATGACGCCGCAACCCAACAAATAA
- the cysK gene encoding cysteine synthase A — MKARSILETIGNTPLVRINKLFDKEVDVWMKLERSNPGGSIKDRIALAMVEDAEQKGLLKEGSLIVEPTSGNTGVGLAMVAAVKGYPIVLVMPESMSIERRRLMTAYGARLELTPREKGMKGAIERAQQMVQEDPGIAWMPMQFENQAGVEIHVQTTAQELLRDFPDGVDYLVTGVGTGGHLTGVGKVLKSRFPDLKIYAVEPAASPVLSGGQPGPHPLQGIGAGFIPPIMDSTLLDGTLQVEQQDAFDYARRIAREEGIFVGISSGASLAAVAQLLPDIPVGAKVLTFCYDTGERYLSVEGLFV, encoded by the coding sequence ATGAAAGCAAGATCCATTTTAGAAACGATAGGCAATACACCCCTGGTGCGCATCAACAAACTTTTTGACAAAGAAGTGGACGTATGGATGAAGCTGGAGCGCAGCAACCCAGGCGGAAGTATAAAAGACAGGATTGCGCTGGCCATGGTGGAGGATGCTGAGCAGAAAGGGCTCTTAAAAGAAGGCAGCCTGATCGTGGAGCCCACCTCGGGCAACACAGGCGTGGGCCTGGCGATGGTGGCTGCCGTAAAAGGATACCCGATCGTGTTGGTGATGCCCGAATCGATGTCGATTGAGCGGCGGCGCCTGATGACAGCGTACGGCGCGCGCCTGGAACTGACGCCGCGTGAGAAAGGGATGAAAGGGGCCATTGAGCGGGCGCAGCAAATGGTGCAGGAAGACCCCGGTATCGCCTGGATGCCGATGCAGTTCGAGAACCAAGCCGGGGTGGAGATTCATGTGCAGACCACCGCGCAGGAACTGCTCCGGGACTTTCCGGATGGCGTGGATTACCTGGTGACAGGCGTGGGAACAGGCGGCCACCTGACGGGCGTGGGCAAAGTGCTTAAAAGCCGGTTCCCGGACCTGAAGATCTATGCAGTGGAGCCGGCAGCCAGCCCCGTGCTAAGTGGCGGCCAGCCCGGGCCTCACCCGTTGCAGGGTATCGGCGCTGGTTTTATACCGCCCATTATGGACAGCACGCTGCTGGACGGCACCCTGCAGGTAGAACAGCAGGACGCCTTTGATTATGCCCGCCGTATTGCCCGGGAGGAAGGCATCTTTGTCGGTATTTCGAGCGGCGCTTCGCTGGCGGCAGTAGCCCAGCTGCTGCCCGACATACCGGTTGGCGCCAAAGTACTCACCTTCTGCTACGATACCGGCGAGCGCTACCTATCGGTGGAAGGGCTGTTTGTATAA
- a CDS encoding DUF1684 domain-containing protein, whose protein sequence is MTYFFGKLLALFAALLLLAACTQQEKAPAATTPLPDTETAYVDSVNQWHHEREENLKKEDGWLSLAGLFWLKEGKNTFGSGDGNDLVFPEGKLPAQAGVLTLDHGKVTASIAKGVDVKLNGKPVQQEALVYTEGQEPPQMTYGPLTWFVLKRGDRYGIRLRDAESPVRTAFKGVDRFPVATKWRLPARLEQNPLPKQIPITNILGQTEPEPSPGALVFTVGDSTYRLDALEEGDELFIIFADKTNGTDTYGSGRYLYVPKPGPDGSTTIDFNKATNPPCAFVPYATCPLPPKQNFLPLSITAGEKTYGHQ, encoded by the coding sequence ATGACTTACTTCTTTGGCAAGTTGCTTGCCTTGTTTGCCGCATTGCTGTTGCTGGCTGCCTGCACCCAACAAGAAAAAGCGCCTGCTGCCACCACGCCTTTACCAGATACCGAAACAGCGTATGTGGACAGTGTCAACCAGTGGCACCACGAGCGGGAGGAAAACCTGAAAAAAGAAGATGGCTGGCTCTCGCTGGCCGGGCTGTTCTGGCTGAAAGAGGGCAAAAATACCTTTGGCAGTGGCGACGGCAACGACCTTGTTTTTCCGGAAGGCAAGCTGCCCGCGCAGGCAGGTGTGCTGACACTGGACCACGGTAAAGTTACGGCAAGTATAGCCAAAGGGGTGGACGTAAAACTGAACGGAAAACCAGTGCAGCAGGAGGCCCTGGTGTATACCGAAGGGCAGGAACCTCCCCAGATGACGTATGGGCCGCTTACCTGGTTTGTGCTGAAGCGTGGCGACCGCTACGGCATTCGGCTGCGCGATGCGGAAAGCCCGGTGCGCACCGCCTTCAAAGGTGTCGATCGTTTTCCGGTGGCAACAAAGTGGCGGCTGCCGGCGCGGCTCGAGCAGAACCCGCTGCCCAAACAGATCCCCATCACAAACATACTGGGGCAAACCGAACCGGAGCCTTCGCCAGGAGCGCTGGTGTTTACGGTTGGAGACAGCACCTACCGCCTCGATGCGCTCGAAGAGGGCGACGAGCTCTTTATTATCTTTGCCGATAAAACCAACGGCACCGACACCTACGGCTCCGGCCGCTACCTTTACGTGCCCAAACCCGGCCCGGATGGCTCTACCACCATCGACTTTAACAAAGCCACCAACCCGCCCTGCGCTTTTGTGCCGTATGCCACCTGCCCGTTGCCCCCGAAGCAGAACTTTTTACCGCTAAGCATCACCGCCGGCGAGAAGACCTATGGGCATCAGTAG
- a CDS encoding S46 family peptidase, with the protein MLKKILSFLLLVSLSVPFAAKADEGMWLPMLVKRLNYTDMQKKGLQLTAEEIYSVNNSSLKDAIVQFGGFCTGEFISPEGLLITNHHCGYGSIQSHSTTEHDYLTDGFWATSKDQELPNEGLFVDILVRMDDVTSKVLEGITPATTQEERAQLVAQRTKAIAQEASENNQYVTYVRDFYNGNEFYLFVYNRYTDVRLVGAPPQSVGKYGGDTDNWMWPRHTGDFSMFRVYMAPDGKPAPYSKTNVPYKPKHFLPISLSDKEQGDFAMVFGFPGRTKRFMTSHGLKLEVNQLNKSRIKLRDQKLNLWKEDMDKDAATRIKYASKYASTSNYYKYSIGQNAGIKRMHTIEGKIADEDKFQAWANADAQRKATYGNVLGDIASAYATIEKYNLGSIYLNEAVLGTEAMMLGYRFIPLYNSLKAGNAAATQKAIEDLRPRVESHFKDYNLPTDKKVFAAMMKAYSEDIAKDQQPEAFKSLVSKYKGNFSKLADYVYGNSFLMSEQKVNDFLKNPSQKKLEADPAFQLINAIMMNYVTNIAPKMAESNAILDKANRLYVAGLRLMNPDKVYYPDANSTLRLSYGTVKDYSPQDGVMYNYYTTLDGVMAKEDPTNEEFVVPAKLKQLYQAKDYGRYANSKGELVVNFITDNDITGGNSGSPVINGKGELMGLAFDGNWEAMTGDLVYDPDYKRCINVDIRYVLFIIDKYAGATNLIQEMTLVNDGNPGAADAATAEVKTKTPQAELLNATMEEANEKLRAGKTEFKIEKKKGDAKVKLQVKD; encoded by the coding sequence ATGCTAAAAAAAATCCTTTCCTTCTTACTTCTTGTCTCGCTTAGCGTGCCTTTTGCCGCTAAAGCCGACGAGGGTATGTGGCTGCCGATGCTGGTAAAGCGCCTCAACTACACCGATATGCAGAAAAAGGGCCTGCAGCTCACTGCCGAAGAAATTTATAGTGTCAACAATTCGAGCCTGAAGGATGCCATTGTGCAGTTCGGTGGCTTTTGCACCGGCGAGTTTATCTCCCCGGAAGGATTGCTGATCACCAATCACCACTGCGGCTACGGTTCAATCCAGTCGCACTCCACGACGGAGCATGATTACCTGACCGATGGTTTCTGGGCCACCTCCAAAGACCAGGAGCTTCCGAACGAAGGTTTGTTTGTAGACATCCTGGTGCGCATGGACGATGTGACCAGCAAAGTGCTGGAAGGCATTACACCGGCTACTACCCAGGAAGAGCGCGCCCAACTGGTAGCGCAGCGCACGAAAGCCATTGCCCAGGAAGCCAGCGAAAACAACCAGTACGTAACCTATGTGCGGGATTTTTACAATGGCAACGAGTTTTACCTCTTCGTTTACAACCGCTACACTGACGTGCGCCTGGTAGGCGCACCGCCGCAATCGGTAGGCAAGTATGGCGGCGACACAGACAACTGGATGTGGCCACGCCATACCGGCGACTTTTCTATGTTCCGCGTATACATGGCCCCGGACGGCAAGCCCGCTCCTTACAGCAAAACCAACGTACCTTACAAGCCAAAGCACTTCCTGCCAATCTCATTGAGCGATAAAGAACAAGGCGATTTCGCGATGGTATTTGGCTTTCCGGGCCGCACCAAGCGCTTTATGACCTCGCATGGCCTGAAACTGGAAGTAAACCAGCTGAACAAGTCCCGCATTAAGCTGCGCGACCAGAAGCTGAACCTCTGGAAGGAAGACATGGATAAGGACGCCGCTACCCGCATCAAGTATGCGTCTAAGTATGCTTCTACCTCCAACTACTACAAATACTCTATCGGCCAGAACGCAGGCATCAAGCGCATGCACACCATCGAAGGCAAAATAGCCGACGAAGATAAGTTCCAGGCCTGGGCCAACGCCGATGCGCAGCGCAAAGCCACTTACGGCAACGTGCTGGGCGATATTGCCAGCGCCTACGCCACCATCGAGAAGTATAACCTGGGCAGCATTTACCTCAACGAAGCTGTGCTGGGCACCGAGGCGATGATGCTGGGCTACCGCTTTATCCCGCTTTACAACTCCCTGAAAGCCGGCAATGCTGCCGCTACCCAGAAAGCCATCGAAGATCTGCGCCCGCGTGTGGAGTCCCACTTCAAGGATTACAACCTGCCCACCGACAAGAAGGTGTTTGCTGCCATGATGAAGGCTTATTCGGAGGACATTGCCAAAGACCAGCAGCCCGAGGCATTCAAAAGCCTGGTAAGCAAGTATAAAGGCAACTTCAGCAAGCTGGCCGATTATGTGTATGGCAACTCTTTCCTGATGTCGGAGCAGAAGGTAAATGACTTTTTGAAAAATCCGTCGCAGAAAAAACTGGAGGCCGATCCTGCTTTCCAGCTCATCAACGCCATCATGATGAACTATGTGACCAACATAGCGCCTAAAATGGCTGAAAGCAACGCCATCCTCGACAAAGCCAACCGCCTGTATGTGGCCGGCCTGCGCCTGATGAACCCCGACAAAGTATACTATCCGGATGCCAACTCAACGCTGCGCCTGAGCTACGGCACCGTGAAAGATTACAGCCCGCAGGATGGCGTGATGTACAACTACTATACTACGCTGGATGGCGTGATGGCAAAAGAAGACCCGACCAACGAGGAATTTGTGGTGCCAGCCAAACTGAAGCAGCTCTACCAGGCCAAAGACTATGGCCGCTATGCCAACTCCAAAGGCGAGCTGGTTGTTAACTTCATCACCGACAACGACATTACAGGCGGTAACTCGGGCTCCCCGGTTATCAATGGAAAAGGCGAGCTGATGGGCCTGGCCTTCGACGGCAACTGGGAAGCGATGACTGGCGACCTGGTATATGACCCGGATTACAAGCGCTGCATTAACGTAGACATCCGGTATGTGCTGTTCATCATCGACAAGTATGCCGGTGCTACCAACCTGATCCAGGAAATGACGCTGGTAAACGACGGCAACCCGGGTGCCGCCGATGCGGCCACGGCTGAGGTAAAAACCAAAACCCCGCAGGCTGAATTGCTGAATGCCACCATGGAAGAAGCGAACGAAAAGCTTCGCGCCGGCAAAACAGAGTTCAAGATCGAAAAGAAAAAAGGCGACGCGAAGGTAAAACTTCAGGTAAAAGACTAA